One window from the genome of candidate division WOR-3 bacterium encodes:
- the rplC gene encoding 50S ribosomal protein L3 gives MIGLIGRKVRMSQLFSDAGKVIPVTIVKAGPCFVVQKKTKEKDGYDALQLGFEPKPKANKPITGHFKKSNLEPMKVLREIRLTDNEIEKYAVGQELRVDVFSEGDLVSVTGLTKGRGFAGGMKRWGWHGGPASHGSMSHRRIGSLGSGSSPGHPWRGRNLPGHYGMEKVTIKNLKIVKIDNENNLLYIKGAIPGSSYTPVIIKKQ, from the coding sequence ATGATTGGTTTAATTGGTCGAAAAGTTAGGATGTCACAATTGTTTTCTGATGCGGGAAAGGTGATTCCCGTGACAATTGTTAAAGCCGGTCCTTGCTTTGTAGTCCAAAAAAAGACCAAAGAAAAAGACGGCTATGATGCCTTACAATTAGGTTTTGAACCAAAACCCAAGGCCAATAAACCAATCACCGGCCATTTTAAGAAGAGTAATTTAGAACCGATGAAGGTTCTGAGAGAGATTCGATTAACTGATAATGAGATTGAAAAGTATGCAGTTGGTCAAGAATTACGAGTAGATGTTTTTAGTGAAGGTGATTTAGTATCTGTAACTGGTTTAACCAAAGGTCGTGGTTTTGCTGGTGGGATGAAGCGATGGGGTTGGCATGGCGGACCTGCCTCGCACGGTTCAATGTCGCATCGCCGAATCGGCTCGCTCGGTTCTGGTAGTTCTCCAGGACATCCTTGGCGAGGCCGAAATTTACCTGGTCATTACGGTATGGAAAAAGTGACGATTAAAAACCTTAAGATTGTTAAAATTGATAACGAGAATAATCTTTTATATATTAAAGGCGCAATTCCTGGTTCTTCGTATACGCCTGTAATTATAAAGAAACAATGA
- the rplD gene encoding 50S ribosomal protein L4 translates to MYADLLAVDGTVKDKIELSELVFGQADNNGLIWEAVCNYLANQRQGTAKTKTRGEVRGGGKKPWAQKHTGRARVGSIRSPIWVGGGIVFGPQPRDYSYKIPKKKKRKAMCVALSMRLRQQGIKFVEDFELESHKTKEMLKILKNLGLNSGKTIFVNDTFSQNMILASRNIQNLELVSAQDLNIYDCVVADNLAFTQKGLLALQKRLVKEEA, encoded by the coding sequence ATGTATGCTGATTTATTAGCCGTTGACGGCACAGTGAAAGATAAAATTGAGTTATCCGAACTTGTTTTTGGCCAAGCAGATAATAATGGATTGATTTGGGAAGCAGTCTGTAATTATTTGGCTAATCAAAGACAAGGCACGGCTAAGACGAAAACTCGAGGTGAAGTTCGGGGTGGTGGTAAAAAACCCTGGGCGCAAAAACATACTGGTCGGGCTCGAGTTGGTTCGATTCGTTCACCCATTTGGGTCGGCGGCGGTATCGTTTTTGGTCCGCAACCACGAGATTATTCCTATAAAATACCGAAAAAGAAAAAGAGAAAAGCAATGTGTGTTGCTTTGTCGATGAGACTGAGACAACAAGGAATCAAATTTGTTGAAGATTTTGAACTGGAAAGTCATAAAACTAAAGAGATGTTAAAAATACTTAAAAATTTAGGATTAAATTCTGGCAAAACCATTTTTGTTAATGATACGTTTTCACAAAATATGATTTTGGCAAGTAGAAATATTCAGAATCTGGAATTAGTTTCAGCTCAGGATTTAAATATTTATGATTGTGTTGTTGCAGATAATCTGGCATTCACTCAAAAAGGGCTCTTGGCATTACAGAAGCGTTTAGTTAAAGAGGAAGCGTAA
- the rplW gene encoding 50S ribosomal protein L23: MIDPTKVIIRPIVTEKSERLKADNSQYVFEVGRKYNKIDIKRAVEEVFRVKVEKVRVMNYYGKPKRMGVFQGRRSEWKKAIVTLKPGQKIESLER; the protein is encoded by the coding sequence ATGATTGACCCGACCAAAGTAATTATTCGACCGATTGTAACAGAAAAATCGGAACGATTGAAGGCAGACAATAGTCAGTATGTATTTGAAGTTGGCCGAAAGTATAATAAGATTGATATTAAAAGAGCCGTGGAGGAAGTATTCCGGGTTAAAGTCGAAAAGGTTCGAGTGATGAATTATTATGGTAAACCGAAACGAATGGGTGTTTTTCAAGGTAGACGCTCCGAATGGAAAAAAGCCATTGTGACCTTAAAACCAGGACAAAAGATTGAAAGTTTGGAACGATAA
- the rplB gene encoding 50S ribosomal protein L2 — protein sequence MGIKTYRPTPLSRRYYTVSTFEEITTTEPYKPLLVPAPKKGGRNNLGRITAKYRGGGEKRHYRIIDFKRDKHNIEATVKTIEYDPNRSARIALVCYKDGEYRYILAPEGLKVGDTIMSGESAPIKPGNAMPLSAIPVGVEIHNLQLYPNYNSYLVRSAGTAAQILAKEGNYAVIKLPSSEIRKFSLDCYATIGRVSNLDHKEISIGKAGRSRHRGIRPRVRAVAMNPVDHPMGGGEGKSSGGRHPCSEKGLIAKGKKTRKSKKHSSKLILQRRK from the coding sequence ATGGGAATTAAAACTTATCGACCAACTCCGTTATCGAGACGATATTATACGGTCTCCACTTTTGAAGAGATTACGACAACAGAACCGTATAAACCGTTATTAGTTCCAGCACCGAAGAAAGGTGGCAGAAATAATCTGGGTCGAATTACTGCAAAATATCGCGGTGGCGGCGAAAAGCGACATTATCGGATAATTGATTTTAAGCGGGATAAACATAATATTGAAGCCACAGTCAAAACAATCGAATACGACCCAAATCGTTCGGCACGGATTGCTTTGGTGTGTTATAAAGATGGTGAATACCGATATATTTTGGCACCAGAAGGCTTAAAAGTGGGGGATACAATTATGTCTGGAGAATCAGCACCGATTAAACCCGGTAATGCGATGCCGTTATCCGCAATTCCGGTCGGAGTAGAAATTCATAACCTGCAACTCTATCCTAACTATAATTCGTATTTAGTTCGTAGTGCTGGAACTGCTGCCCAGATATTAGCCAAAGAAGGAAATTATGCAGTAATTAAATTGCCTTCTTCGGAAATTAGAAAGTTTTCTTTAGATTGTTATGCCACGATTGGCAGAGTATCTAATCTTGACCATAAAGAGATTTCGATTGGTAAAGCCGGACGTTCTCGTCACCGTGGCATTCGACCGCGGGTGCGAGCAGTGGCAATGAATCCAGTCGACCATCCGATGGGTGGCGGTGAAGGAAAATCATCAGGTGGTAGACATCCCTGTTCGGAAAAAGGATTAATTGCGAAAGGTAAAAAGACCCGCAAAAGCAAAAAACATTCATCAAAACTTATCCTCCAGAGGAGAAAATAA
- the rpsS gene encoding 30S ribosomal protein S19, producing MGRSTKKGPYIDEKLLKKIKEITERGERKVIKTYARRSQIPPEFVGHTIAVHNGNRFIPVYITERMVGHRLGEFAPTRTFRAHSGQRREKKEEEEKE from the coding sequence ATGGGACGCTCAACGAAAAAAGGACCATATATTGATGAGAAACTACTGAAGAAAATCAAAGAGATTACGGAACGCGGAGAAAGAAAAGTTATTAAGACCTATGCCCGCAGGTCACAGATTCCACCCGAATTTGTCGGTCATACCATTGCCGTGCATAATGGAAATCGATTTATTCCGGTTTATATTACCGAAAGAATGGTAGGTCATCGTTTAGGTGAGTTTGCACCAACGAGAACCTTCCGCGCTCATTCTGGCCAGCGACGAGAAAAGAAAGAAGAAGAGGAGAAAGAATAA
- the rplV gene encoding 50S ribosomal protein L22: MEAVARARYQRVSPKKMNRILRLIRNKPVPKAMAILRFLPKPSKTPIVKTLKSAVANAMVIVGKAKLEEKDLFVKSATADPGPMMKRFRAGPRGSANMILRRTCHINITVATKEEIR, encoded by the coding sequence ATGGAAGCAGTTGCTCGAGCCCGATACCAACGAGTGTCACCTAAGAAGATGAACCGAATTTTAAGATTAATTCGAAATAAACCCGTTCCCAAAGCAATGGCCATTCTGCGCTTTCTGCCGAAACCTTCCAAAACACCGATTGTTAAAACATTGAAATCAGCCGTAGCCAATGCGATGGTTATAGTGGGTAAAGCAAAATTAGAGGAAAAAGATTTGTTTGTTAAATCAGCAACTGCTGACCCCGGACCAATGATGAAACGATTCCGGGCCGGTCCCAGAGGTTCAGCCAATATGATTTTACGCAGAACCTGTCATATTAATATCACGGTTGCCACTAAAGAGGAGATTCGGTAA
- the rpsC gene encoding 30S ribosomal protein S3, which translates to MGQKTHPIGFRLGITKDWKSSWFSSRNYRDYLLEDLKIRRYIETKLQDAMIANIRIERVVAKTTITIYTARPGVVFGKGRQALDALRQEIKQLINRDVQIVVEAVRVPELEAKLVAESIARQLEQRVAHRRAMKRAVTQAMRLGAQGIKVMVSGRLAGAEIARSQWYQEGRVPLQTLKADIDYYCAVSKTIYGTIGCKVWIYKGDVTPEARS; encoded by the coding sequence ATGGGCCAAAAGACACATCCCATTGGATTTAGATTAGGCATTACTAAAGACTGGAAATCTTCTTGGTTCAGTTCCAGAAACTATCGCGATTATCTTTTAGAAGATTTGAAGATTAGAAGATATATTGAAACAAAACTACAAGATGCAATGATTGCGAATATTAGAATCGAACGCGTGGTGGCGAAAACAACTATTACGATTTATACTGCTCGACCCGGCGTTGTCTTTGGTAAGGGTCGACAAGCATTAGATGCCCTCCGACAAGAAATAAAGCAACTTATTAACCGAGATGTCCAAATCGTGGTTGAAGCCGTTCGCGTACCAGAATTAGAAGCCAAATTAGTAGCAGAAAGCATTGCCCGGCAATTGGAACAACGCGTCGCCCACCGACGAGCAATGAAACGGGCAGTAACGCAAGCAATGCGATTAGGCGCTCAAGGTATTAAAGTTATGGTATCAGGTCGGTTAGCCGGTGCGGAAATTGCTCGCTCCCAATGGTATCAAGAAGGTCGAGTTCCCCTCCAAACCCTTAAAGCCGATATTGATTATTACTGTGCGGTCTCGAAAACGATTTACGGCACAATTGGTTGTAAAGTTTGGATTTATAAAGGCGATGTGACACCAGAAGCAAGGAGTTAA
- the rplP gene encoding 50S ribosomal protein L16, with the protein MLMPKRVKYRKQQRGRRKGKATRANKLDFGEIGLQVLEPAWITARQIEAARIAIAKFLKKSGKVWVRIFPDKPVTKKPAETRMGKGKGNPEFWVAVVKPGRVIFELEGLPENEAAEALRRAASKLPCKSHIIHREEISYEAY; encoded by the coding sequence ATGTTGATGCCCAAACGCGTAAAGTATCGCAAACAACAACGAGGTCGTCGAAAAGGTAAAGCCACCCGGGCGAATAAGTTGGATTTTGGTGAAATTGGCTTACAGGTATTAGAGCCAGCCTGGATTACCGCACGACAAATTGAAGCTGCACGTATTGCCATCGCCAAATTCTTAAAAAAGAGCGGTAAGGTCTGGGTTAGAATCTTTCCGGATAAACCGGTTACGAAAAAACCAGCCGAAACGAGAATGGGAAAAGGCAAAGGAAATCCGGAATTTTGGGTTGCCGTGGTAAAACCAGGCAGAGTCATTTTTGAATTAGAAGGTCTGCCAGAAAATGAGGCCGCTGAAGCCTTAAGACGCGCAGCCAGTAAATTACCATGTAAAAGCCATATTATCCATCGAGAAGAGATAAGTTATGAGGCTTATTAA
- the rpmC gene encoding 50S ribosomal protein L29 has product MKPSEIRNMTKEEIARMIKELKDEHFKLRMRRATEELPNPLRLRMLRRDIARLMTILKEKEQEPAKTTAETKPRKE; this is encoded by the coding sequence ATGAAACCTTCAGAAATTCGTAATATGACTAAAGAAGAAATTGCGCGGATGATAAAAGAACTGAAAGACGAACATTTCAAACTTAGAATGCGACGAGCAACAGAAGAACTTCCCAATCCCCTGCGTCTCAGAATGTTGCGACGAGATATTGCACGCTTAATGACAATTCTGAAAGAAAAGGAACAAGAACCGGCAAAAACTACTGCCGAAACTAAACCAAGGAAAGAATAA
- the rpsQ gene encoding 30S ribosomal protein S17, whose protein sequence is MMAKQVMGRVISNKMNKTVVVIVERKVLHPKYKKYITKRTKLYAHDEKNECKIGDKVLLESTRPLSKLKRWRVVRIYESNA, encoded by the coding sequence ATAATGGCAAAACAAGTAATGGGAAGAGTTATCAGTAATAAGATGAATAAAACTGTTGTCGTGATTGTAGAACGAAAAGTGTTGCATCCGAAATATAAAAAATATATTACTAAACGGACTAAACTTTATGCCCACGATGAGAAAAACGAGTGTAAAATTGGCGACAAAGTGCTTTTAGAATCGACCCGACCACTTTCAAAATTAAAACGGTGGCGAGTCGTAAGAATTTATGAATCAAATGCGTAA
- the rplN gene encoding 50S ribosomal protein L14 has product MIQDFTRLTVADNTGARVAMVIKVLGGSKRRFSYVGDVVVVTIKDALPNAPIKKGDKARAVIVRQRKEYRRPDGTYIRFDDNACVLIDDKGEPRGTRVFGPVAREVRDRQYTKIVSLAAEVI; this is encoded by the coding sequence ATGATACAAGATTTTACACGCTTGACTGTTGCTGATAATACAGGTGCGCGCGTCGCAATGGTTATTAAAGTATTGGGCGGTTCCAAAAGAAGATTTAGTTATGTTGGTGATGTCGTGGTCGTTACAATCAAAGACGCTTTACCGAATGCTCCAATTAAAAAAGGCGATAAAGCCCGAGCAGTAATTGTCCGCCAAAGAAAAGAATATCGACGCCCGGACGGAACTTATATTCGCTTTGATGATAATGCTTGTGTTTTGATTGATGATAAAGGCGAACCAAGAGGAACCAGAGTCTTCGGACCAGTAGCTCGGGAAGTTCGAGACCGCCAATACACTAAAATTGTTTCATTAGCCGCAGAGGTAATATGA